A segment of the bacterium genome:
CAATCAGAAGGGGGCTTCGAGCGGATTTATCAGTCCTCAGTGCTTTTGCCTAATTTTCGTTTTTCCCTCTCGCCCGGAGAGGTCTGGAAGGTGGAATTAGTCAAGGCACTCAATGACATGCGGATTGCGGACTGAAGCTTTTAAATCCGAAATCCGAAATCCGAAATCCGCAATGCCCTATGATGTCTAACAAGATACTCCTGAAGGATCTCACTCAGTCTATTCAATATCTAAAAGGGGTTGGTCCAAAAAGGGCCAAGATTCCGGAACTGCTCGGCCTCACCACCGTCGGTGATATCCTTCAATATTACCCCAGAATCTACCAGGATCGCCGACATATAAAACCTATTAGTCAGCTTCGAAAAGGGGAGAGGGAAACCATAAAAGGGGTGGTCATAGGGGCGGAGCAAACCGGACGAAGAAATATCCTTAAGATTATGGTCAGTGATGGGACCGGTTATATCAGTCTGGTCTGTTTTGGCCGGCCTCAGATGCGTAAATACCTGCCGACCGGCACCCATATCATCCTCACCGGCCGGGTTAATGTCTTCCGGAGTGAGATTCAAATATCCGATTTTGAATACGAAATCCTCAAAGATAACGAAGATGATCTGATTCATACCAACCGGATTGTCCCCCTTTATCCCCTTGGATTAGGTCTTCCCCAGGGTGCCCAGCGAACCATGCGGTTGATTGCCCGACTTGCCCTTGACCGCTATGTTCAGGACCTGGCCGAACCTCTACCTTCTTCCATCCTCGTCAAATACCGCTTGCCGGACGCTTCTTCAGCCATTAAAGGCATTCATTTCCCGGACAGTGAAGAGGAATATAAGCAAGCCCGGTCTCGACTGGTTTTTGATGAATTCTTTTACCTTCAGTTGGCCCTGGGGATGAGGCGGCAGCGAGAGAGACAAAAAGAGGGGATCGCTTATACCAATCAAGGGAAATTAGCCGAGGTCTTTATTCGTTCTCTCCCTTTTTCTCTGACCAGGGCTCAAGAGCGGGTGATTCAGGAGATACGCCGGGATATGGGTTCACCCACCCCGATGAACCGTCTGCTGCATGGGGATGTGGGATCAGGCAAGACCGTGGTGGCGGCGGTGGCTGCCTTGACGGCGGTGGAAGATGGGTGCCAGGCGGCCGTGCTTGCGCCCACCGAAATACTGGCCGAGCAGCACTACTTCAATCTCAGCCAATATTTTGTAAAAGCCGCCAGCCAGTTCGCTTCTCCAGGGATTTCTCCCTCCCCCCATCTGGCCCTTTTAACCAGCGGTCTTAAAGCCAGGGAAAAAGAAGAGACCCTGGGCCAAGTGAGATCAGGGGAAGTAAATATAATTGTGGGCACCCACGCCCTGATTCAGGAAGGGGTAGAATTTCATCGGCTGGGGCTGGTTATCATTGATGAGCAGCACCGGTTTGGGGTTATGCAGCGGGCAGCCCTGCGTGACAAGGCCCAACTTACCTCAACCGTGGCTCCAGACTGCCTGGTGATGACGGCTACCCCCATACCCCGCACCCTGGCCTTGACTGTTTACGGCGATCTGGATACCTCGGTTCTGGATGAACTTCCGCCCGGGAGAAGGCAGGTTATCACCAAATGCCGGTCAGCCGAAAGCCTACCCAGGATATACGCCTTTATTAGAGATCAGGTCAAGGCCGGTAGGCAGGCCTATATTGTTTATCCTCTCATTGAAGAATCAGAGGAGTTAGACCTCAAGGCCGCCACAGTGGCGTATGAACATTTAACTAAGGAGGTCTTTCCTGATTTGAGAGTCGGCCTGCTTCATGGGCGAATAAGGCCTGATGAAAAGGATGAAATTATGCAGGCTTTTTATGAGCATAGGTTAGACGTCCTTGTGGCCACTTCGGTTATCGAAGTGGGCATAGATGTGCCCAACGCCTCTATCATGATGATCGAGGAGGCCGAGAGGTTCGGTCTGGCCCAACTTCATCAGCTCAGGGGCCGGGTGGGCCGCTCTACCCATCCCTCTTACTGCATCCTGCTAACCAAATCACAGATTGCCGAGGCGGTTAATTCCCCCCATACCATTCCTGATGATGATAGTCTGGCTAAGGCAGTGCAGCGGATCTCTTCTCTGGTTCAGACCAATGATGGTTTTAAGATCGCCGAAGCTGATCTGGCTATCCGAGGGCCAGGCGAGTTCTTCGGGACCAGACAATCAGGTATGCCGGAACTCAAGCTGGCCAACCCTATTCAGGACATAAAACAGCTTCAGGCGGCTCGTGAGGAGGCATTCTCTATCCTCGAAAATGACCCGACCTTCTCTAATCCCGAACAC
Coding sequences within it:
- the recG gene encoding ATP-dependent DNA helicase RecG — translated: MMSNKILLKDLTQSIQYLKGVGPKRAKIPELLGLTTVGDILQYYPRIYQDRRHIKPISQLRKGERETIKGVVIGAEQTGRRNILKIMVSDGTGYISLVCFGRPQMRKYLPTGTHIILTGRVNVFRSEIQISDFEYEILKDNEDDLIHTNRIVPLYPLGLGLPQGAQRTMRLIARLALDRYVQDLAEPLPSSILVKYRLPDASSAIKGIHFPDSEEEYKQARSRLVFDEFFYLQLALGMRRQRERQKEGIAYTNQGKLAEVFIRSLPFSLTRAQERVIQEIRRDMGSPTPMNRLLHGDVGSGKTVVAAVAALTAVEDGCQAAVLAPTEILAEQHYFNLSQYFVKAASQFASPGISPSPHLALLTSGLKAREKEETLGQVRSGEVNIIVGTHALIQEGVEFHRLGLVIIDEQHRFGVMQRAALRDKAQLTSTVAPDCLVMTATPIPRTLALTVYGDLDTSVLDELPPGRRQVITKCRSAESLPRIYAFIRDQVKAGRQAYIVYPLIEESEELDLKAATVAYEHLTKEVFPDLRVGLLHGRIRPDEKDEIMQAFYEHRLDVLVATSVIEVGIDVPNASIMMIEEAERFGLAQLHQLRGRVGRSTHPSYCILLTKSQIAEAVNSPHTIPDDDSLAKAVQRISSLVQTNDGFKIAEADLAIRGPGEFFGTRQSGMPELKLANPIQDIKQLQAAREEAFSILENDPTFSNPEHQLLRQVFEHNFKDRLVLSEIS